One window of Pyrus communis chromosome 12, drPyrComm1.1, whole genome shotgun sequence genomic DNA carries:
- the LOC137709703 gene encoding uncharacterized protein: protein MKKSGGSGSGSRTRRCLTANFLETRLQFPVASSPANQPSPKSPIFNTSSRRKRAVDAAGGGASASVAAALMESPKSNALASIPDLKHLASSRLRDLKLHVDRSHCEILKDFDSSQSRFHKRFKIQSQACQQVLDEADKEYKKMTQRITESREAMASSWQMHRPLLLGLAKHQSLSFQSFEKQIDALCSRYGISTN from the exons ATGAAGAAAAGCGGCGGAAGCGGAAGCGGAAGTCGAACCCGGAGATGCTTAACTGCGAACTTTCTGGAAACGCGGTTACAATTTCCAGTGGCTTCTTCCCCTGCAAACCAACCGTCACCGAAATCACCAATTTTCAATACCAGCAGCAGGCGCAAGAGGGCTGTCGACGCTGCCGGAGGAGGAGCCTCAGCCTCTGTTGCGGCGGCGCTCATGGAATCCCCCAAAAGTAACGCTTTAGCTTCGATTCCTGATCTCAAGCACCTCGCCTCCTCTCGTCTCCGCGATCTCAAGCTCCACGTCGACAGATCCCACTGTGAGATCCTCAAGGATTTTGATTCCTCTCAATCTCGCTTCCACAAGCGATtcaag ATCCAGAGCCAGGCATGCCAACAAGTGTTGGATGAAGCAGATAAGGAATACAAGAAGATGACCCAAAGGATTACTGAAAGTCGGGAAGCAATGGCG AGTTCATGGCAGATGCACAGACCACTGCTTCTCGGG CTTGCAAAACATCAATCGCTGAGCTTTCAGTCCTTTGAGAAACAAATCGATGCTCTTTGCAGCCGTTATGGCATTTCAACAAATTAG